A genome region from Rattus norvegicus strain BN/NHsdMcwi chromosome 17, GRCr8, whole genome shotgun sequence includes the following:
- the Ctsll3 gene encoding cathepsin L-like 3 precursor: MTPIFLLATLCLGMISAAPTHDPSFDTVWEEWKTKHGKTYNTNEEGQKRAVWENNMKMINLHNEDYLKGKHGFSLEMNAFGDLTNTEFRELMTGFQGQKTKMMKVFPEPFLGDVPKTVDWRKHGYVTPVKNQGPCGSCWAFSAVGSLEGQVFRKTGKLVPLSEQNLVDCSWSHGNKGCDGGLPDFAFQYVKDNGGLDTSVSYPYEALNGTCRYNPKYSAAKVVGFMSIPPSENALMKAVATVGPISVGIDIKHKSFQFYKGGMYYEPDCSSTNLNHAVLVVGYGEESDGRKYWLVKNSWGRDWGMDGYIKMAKDWNNNCGIASDASYPIV, from the exons ATGACTCCAATTTTCCTCCTGGCCACCCTTTGCTTGGGGATGATCTCAGCTGCTCCAACACATGACCCCAGTTTCGATACTGTATGGGAGGAATGGAAGACCAAACATGGGAAAACATACAACACG AACGaagaaggacagaagagagcagTGTGGGAGAACAACATGAAGATGATCAACCTGCACAACGAGGACTATCTGAAGGGGAAGCATGGCTTCAGCTTGGAGATGAATGCCTTTGGTGATTTG ACAAATACAGAATTCAGGGAATTGATGACTGGCTTTCAAGGCCAGAAGACCAAGATGATGAAGGTCTTCCCAGAGCCCTTTCTGGGTGATGTCCCCAAGACTGTGGATTGGAGAAAGCATGGCTATGTGACTCCCGTGAAAAACCAG gGTCCTTGTGGCTCTTGTTGGGCTTTTAGTGCAGTTGGTTCCCTAGAAGGACAAGTGTTCCGGAAAACAGGCAAACTGGTCCCTCTGAGTGAACAGAACCTAGTAGACTGCTCCTGGTCACATGGCAACAAAGGCTGCGATGGTGGCTTGCCAGATTTTGCCTTCCAGTATGTGAAGGATAATGGAGGCCTGGACACCAGTGTGTCCTATCCATATGAAGCCCTG AATGGAACGTGTAGGTACAATCCTAAATACTCTGCTGCTAAAGTCGTGGGCTTCATGAGCATCCCACCTAGTGAAAATGCCCTGATGAAGGCTGTGGCTACTGTGGGGCCTATCTCAGTTGGAATTGATATTAAGCACAAGTCGTTCCAGTTCTATAAGGGTG GCATGTACTATGAGCCAGACTGTAGCAGCACTAATCTGAATCATGCTGTCCTGGTGGTTGGCTATGGTGAAGAATCAGATGGCAGGAAATACTGGCTGGTCAAGAACAG CTGGGGTCGAGACTGGGGCATGGATGGCTACATAAAGATGGCCAAAGACTGGAACAACAACTGTGGGATTGCTTCCGATGCTTCTTACCCTATCGTTTGA
- the Cts7l2 gene encoding procathepsin L, with protein sequence MTPIFLLATLCLGMISAAPTHDPSFDTVWEEWKTKHGKTYNTNEEGQKRAVWENNMKMINLHNEDYLKGKHGFSLEMNAFGDLTNTEFRELMTGFQSMGPKETTIFREPFLGDIPKSLDWREHGYVTPVKNQGQCGSCWAFSAVGSLEGQIFKKTGKLVSLSEQNLVDCSWSYGNLGCNGGLMEFAFQYVKENRGLDTGESYAYEAQDGLCRYNPKYSAANVTGFVKVPLSEDDLMSAVASVGPVSVGIDSHHQSFRFYSGGMYYEPDCSSTEMDHAVLVVGYGEESDGGKYWLVKNSWGEDWGMDGYIKMAKDQNNNCGIATYAIYPTV encoded by the exons ATGACTCCAATTTTCCTCCTGGCCACCCTTTGCTTGGGGATGATCTCAGCTGCTCCAACACATGACCCCAGTTTCGATACTGTATGGGAGGAATGGAAGACCAAACATGGGAAAACATACAACACG AACGaagaaggacagaagagagcagTGTGGGAGAACAACATGAAGATGATCAACCTGCACAACGAGGACTATCTGAAGGGGAAGCATGGCTTCAGCTTGGAGATGAATGCCTTTGGTGATTTG ACCAACACAGAATTCAGGGAATTGATGACTGGCTTTCAAAGCATGGGACCCAAGGAGACAACCATCTTCCGGGAGCCCTTTCTGGGTGATATCCCCAAGTCTTTGGATTGGAGAGAGCATGgctatgtgactcctgtgaaaaaCCAG ggTCAGTGTGGCTCTTGTTGGGCTTTCAGTGCAGTTGGTTCCTTAGAAGGACAAATATTCAAGAAAACGGGCAAACTGGTATCTCTGAGTGAACAGAACCTAGTGGACTGCTCCTGGTCATATGGAAACCTAGGTTGTAATGGTGGCTTAATGGAGTTTGCCTTCCAGTATGTGAAAGAAAACAGAGGCCTGGACACAGGGGAGTCCTATGCATATGAAGCACAG GATGGACTATGCCGGTATAATCCTAAGTACTCGGCAGCTAATGTTACAGGCTTTGTGAAAGTCCCACTGAGCGAAGATGACCTTATGAGTGCCGTGGCCAGTGTGGGGCCTGTCTCAGTTGGAATCGACTCTCATCACCAATCCTTCAGGTTCTACAGTGGCG GCATGTACTATGAGCCAGACTGTAGCAGCACTGAAATGGATCATGCTGTCCTGGTGGTTGGCTATGGTGAAGAATCAGACGGCGGGAAGTACTGGCTGGTCAAGAACAG CTGGGGTGAAGACTGGGGCATGGATGGCTACATAAAGATGGCCAAAGACCAGAACAACAACTGTGGGATTGCTACGTATGCCATCTACCCCACTGTGTGA